The segment CGTCCGAGGGAGTCCAGCGTATTGCAGCAGAACGCCTTATTATTCTCAATATAGCAGAATATCCGGTAGAATCCGTCTGTCCACGTGCTGTAGCTGCGGTACTCGGCAATGCTCTCGACAGCCTCCGTCCTGTAGATCCAGCCCAGCAGATCATAGATATCCTGAAAATGATAATAAAAGGTCTGCCGGTTCACGCCGCAATCCTCGACCAGATGCCGGACGGAGATTTTGTTCAGCGGATGATGGGCCATCAGGTCTTTGAGCGAGCGGGCGAGCGCATTTTTGGTGAGCAGGGAATTGGACATAAGGGTCATCAGCTCCTAACAGGAATCAGCGTGTGCGCCAATAGTGTATCAGCAGCCGGCCGCCCTCGGCGATCAGACCCAGAGCGAAGCCGCCTGCTGTAAACAGGCCGAAGGACAGAAAGCCCGCAAGATCCTCGAAGCCCGACATCTCACGGTAAGTGTACAGGTACATCAGGAAGAGCCCCGCCACAGTTCCAGCGGTTGAGAAGATCCACACAAGCTGCGCACCCAGCCAGCCGAACCCGTTGACAATACCGGAGATGACAAGGGCAAGGATGGCCCAGCGTAGGGCAAGAATAAAGTTGAAAGGCTCACCTAACCACATATACCGGTGCAGAATCAGCAATAGCCACAGCAGCAGCGCGTAACCGGCAGACCATGCCAGCCAGCGGCCCGTCCGGGCAGGAGGCAGGAAATTCATTATCAGCTCACCCCATGTATAGCGTTATACCTCTTCCAGTTCCTCTGCGCTCTGCAGCATGAACTTCAGGAGGTTCGGAAGGTCTTCCATTTGCTCCTCGGTAATTTGTCGTTTGAATTGCAGTTCAACACAGTTATTGTACGTATCGTCCGTCTGTCCATAGCGGAAGCTGAGCGATTGCACAGGCTGGAATTCGGGTCCCCAGATTCGGGTCAGAATCTCTTCAATCGCCGGGCACTGCACATTCACATCTTCTATCTCCATATAAAAGCGTAAGAAAAGACTGCACCCCGGATCGCTGCCCGGTGTCTCCAGAATCTCATCGCTGAGGTCCTTCACTGTGGATTGCAGCAGAATCTCGGACGTTACGTTAAAGCCTTCGGTCAGCTTGAACGCAAGGCTGAATTCACGCGACATCAGCGCGAGATTGAGAGAATCGGACCGGTCTGTTACAACCAGAACCCCATCCAGATTATCGTAGTCGTAGATCTGGTTCTCCAGGGCGATTTTAATATTGTCAAAAACAGTAGGGTGGAACAAGAGCAACACCTTCTATTCGTTTCTCTATATTATATTATGATCTGCTGTCGGCACGCACAGCTTAGGAATTAGTTCGTAGGTGCCGGTGCCGTGTATTTCAGAAAAGTCTTCGGAATCGCGCTCTCAAACGTCAGGATTTCGCCTGTGGTTGGATGAACGAACGAGAGCACTCGGGCATGCAGGCCGAGACGGCCGACCGCCTTGGTCTCTGCGCCGTACTTCTTGTCTCCGGCAATCGGATGGCCGATGTCGGCCATGTGGACACGGATCTGATTCTTCCGTCCGGTCTCCAGATGCACCTCCAGCAGGGAGAAGTGGCGGTTCGCCTGGATCAGCTTATAGCGGGTTACGGCATGCAGCCCGTCTCCCTCATGCGGACTGGAGTACATCTTCAGCGTGGAGGTCTCCTTCAGCCAGGAGCTGATCGTGCCTTCGGATTTCTTAACGGCACCTTCCACCAGAGCCACGTAGGAGCGTTCCTTGACGGTCTCCTTCCAGCTGTTCTGAAGGGACTGCTGAATCGCCTCGCTGCGGGCAAACATCATGACACCCGAGGTATCACGGTCCAGCCGGTGCACGACATAGACGCGGTTCTTCGGGTTGCTCAGGCGGACATGCTCCATCAGCTGGCGGTAAGCCGTCAGTTCATTATCTTCTCCGGTTGCGATGGACAGGAGCCCCGCATCCTTCTGAATCACGATAATATCGTCATCCTCATGGACAATGGTCAGCCCGAGCAGCTCCTTGGCTTCGGCAGGCTTCTCCTGGTCAATCGTTACGGTCTGGCCGGGATGGAGCTGATGGTTATGCTTCGTCACCGGCTTGCCGTTCACAGCAACCTGCCCGCGGGAGAGCATGGATTTGATCGAGTTGCGCCCCTTGTTCGTAATCGTCTTCAGCAGCCAAGCAAGCAGCTCCGCCGGCTCGGCCACCGTATAGGATTTGGGTGCAGCTGCCGGCTTGGCAGGGGCCCCGGATCTTGTTCCCTGTTTATGGTTAGAGGTTCTGTTCCCCTGATTTCTGGTTCTTCTTGTATTCATGCTGCATTCTCCGTCCTTTAAGTAGGTTACTCCTCAATATACCATGGGCCGTGAAGAAATACTACGGAAGGGAAGCGGGCAGCTAGATATAGAGGAGCAGGCCGATACAGATCATCAGGGAGAGCAGGATATAGCTCCAGGCTATGACCTTTGCGTACTTTTTCTCCCGGAGCCAGCCCCGGTTACTGTAAATTCGGATATCCACCACCAGCAGAAGCAGGGCCGAGAACAACAGTATCCCGGCTAGACTTCCCAGCAATCGGATCATACGCTTCCTCCTCCATAGGCGGTTACCTGCACAGGCTGGTACTTAATCATGCTTGAGGCCCACTCTGCGGATATGCAGGGTCAGTCTGATATCTACACCAACACTGCTGTACAGGCTCTCCCAGTCGTTTTTGCCGCGGATATGCTCCCTCCAGTAGGCGGGATGATGGCTTCGGATCTGTTCGCCCATGCCAAAAATATCAGAGTGGTCCTGCTGGGTCTGCTTCACCAGTCCGGTCAGCACCGTCTGAATCTGCTGCTCGAACTCCCGCTCGATCTCATGCAGCTTCTGTGGGGAATTGACGGGAACATCGCTGCTGTAATGCTCGTCCAAATCCCCCTCCAGGAAGATCTCATAGGACAAACAGGGCTTGCCGTCCTTGATATAGCTCCGGGTCCGGGTGAATCGTTCATTGATCTTGGTCATGACAATCCCGAGCTCCTGCGTAGGGAGCAGAGTGGAATAGCCGCCGGGGTCCATCCCTTGCATCGCCATGAACCCGCCGATTTCTATAGGGGCAGTCTTGCCCGCCATCTTGCCGCCGCTGAAATAAGCCAGCCCTTTGATCAGAATATTGTCCCTGTTGCGCAGTGCGACATAAGGCAGATAGGCGCTTTGTCCCCACTTGGAGTCCGCTGACCAGAAGGTGCCGATATAGTCGCGGGGGAACTTGCCGGAAGAGACCGATTTCTCCATCATGGACAAAATATAGAGCGTAGGCACGCGCTGCAGCGGCGGATTCACATCCATAAATGCCGAAGCACGGCCCTCGGAGACGAGCAGCCAGGTTCTGCGCCGGATTTCCGGGTTGCGCCGCAGATAATCATTCAGCTCGGCAAGGCTGCCCCGGGCAATCTCCTCGCTGATGATGATGATCCGCAGGTGAACCAGATAACGCGGGTCGGCAATCTGCTGCTGCAGATTATTCATGGCGTCATCGAGCGAGATGCCGCGCACGCTGACTACCCAGACAGGACTGGTCTTGCCTTCCCCTGCGCTGCCGCCGGTGCCAGGGCCCAGCGGGACTCTGCCCGGAACGGCAATCTGAGCGGTGACACTGATCATCTCCGTAGGCAGAGAGTTATCATGGATGTGAGTCACCCGGTCTTCATTTTGCGTATCGTCTGCAGGGATCTTGTCAATGGATAGGCCGAGAACCAGCGCGCGGTCCTCAATCTCCACCTGATCCCAGCATCCGCTGAGCAGCGGGGCAGCTATAGTGAGCAGCAGGAGCAGGGCGAGCGTGCGCGGAAGCTGTATTTTCATGAGGTCACCTTCTTCTTGTGGCGTCTGAGCAGATAGACCGTCCATAACAGCAGAGGATAGCCGAACATCAGCATCATGCCGGCATTGCCGAGGTGAAGGGCCCACTGGTAAGATTCGAACACATTGGAGGGCAGCATGGCCAGGATGAACATCACCGGCAGCAGGACCGTGGAGGCCATCCGCTGGTCGCGGAATCGCAGCAGCTTGTGCAGCAGATAGGCAGAGATGTAATAAGTAGTGTAAATCGTCGTGTAGACAGAGATGACCCAGATAATAATGAAGATAGCATCCAGCCGCTCCAGGAATCCTTCGCCAAAGGCCGCCGAACGGGCCATCTCCAGAGTAGGGTAGATCAGCAGCTTGGTCTCCTCGGCACCGAATATCCCTACAGAGGCAATGACGATCAGCACGTAGATTGCACCCGACAGGAAGATGGCCCAGGCCCCCGCACGGACGGCATGCCCAGGCTTCTCCATGAATGGAATCAGCAGCACGATGACGAAGGAGCTTTGGAACAGATAGGTGGCCTCCCGCGTCCCTTTCCAGAACTGGAGGCCGGGAGCCATCAGGACAGGCTGCAGATTGAGCATCTCCACATTTTTGAGCGAGAGCAGAATGGTAACCAGAATAGAGCCGACAATCAGCGGCAGATAGAAGAAGTGGATATAGGAGAACTTCACAACGTTGCGCCTGGAGGACAGCAGACTGATGAGCAGCATCAGGAAGATGGTTGCTTCGATCGGTGTTTTTTTGTACAGCACGGTTGTGGCGACATCCCCGAACTGGCGTACAGTGAGGCCGGTGAGTACAATGAACAGCAGCATAATCACCACAGTGAAAATAGCAGCAAGCGGGCGTCCGATCAGGCGGCGGCTGAACACAAACAGGGTCTCCTGCGGAAACCGCTGGCACAGGGAGGCCAGCAGCCAGTAGCTGATGAAGGAGAAAAGTACGCCGCAGAATGCAACAAGCGGAGCGCTGCTGTTGCCTGCTTCGGTCATATAGCGCGGGAAGCTGAGGATGCCCACTCCGATAATGGTGCTGCTGATCACGGCTGCTGCGCGCAGACTCGTAATCTGGCGCGGATTATTCATCGGTCTCATCTCCCTGCCTGAGAATCTGATCAATCTCTGCGGCTGGCACGCTGCGGGGCAGTCTGTCCGTATCCCGGGCATGCAGGAAGCTGGGGCGGCGGCGCATCCACCAGAGCGGCACCCGCACCAGCGTATCCTTCAGATCACGCCACTTGCCGGGAATGTAGGGGGACATATAGGGAACTCCGAAGGACTCCAGGTAGAGCAGATGGTTCAGAATCAGAATCGTACCTGTCATCACGCCGTAGAGGCCGAACATGCCCGCCAGAAGGATCAGCGGAAACCGCAGCATCCGCAGGGCGATTGCCGCATTATAGGCCGGAGTGGCGAACGAGCCGATGGTCGTCAGAGCCACAATGACAACAGTGATCGGGCTGGCAAGTCCCGCGCCCACTGCCGCCTGTCCGATGACGAGGACGCCTACAATAGATAATGCCCCGCCGATCATCTGCGGCAGCCGGATCGTCGCTTCCCGCAGCACCTCCATAGATACCTCCATGATCAGCACCTCCAGCACAGCCGGAAACGGCACACCCGCCCGGCCGCCCGAGATTGCCACAGCGAAATCTGTAGGCAGCAGCTCGGGGTTGTACGAGATGACAGACACATATAACGCCGGGAAAAACAGCGAGCAGGCCAAAGCAATCAGCCGGATGATCCGGATTAGGCTGCCCATAATGAAGCGTTCCGTATAGTCATCCACCGTCTGGAAGAACTGGTTGAAGAGGGCGGGAACAATCAGGGCAAACGGGGAGCCATCCACAAGAATGGCGACCCGTCCTTCCAGAAGGGCGGCCACAGTTTTGTCCGGCCGCTCAGTGCTCTGAACCTGAGGGAAGGGTGACAGCGGCTGGTCTTCGATGAACTGCTCGATGTATCCCGCATCAAGGATGCCGTCCGTATGAATCAGCGAGATTCTGCGCATGACTTCAGCGACCAGACTGCTGTCAGTGACGCTGTCAATGTAACATAGAGCCACCCTCGACTGAGTACGTGCACCGAGCGGGCTAATTTCAATCCGGAAGTCCGTGCTCTGCAGCCGGTAGCGCAGCAGGGAGAGGTTGTTCTCCAGCTTCTCCACATAGCCTTCACGCGGCCCGCGGATAACCTGCTCCGTCTGCGGCTGCTCGACCCCACGCATCTCAATCTGGCGCATCTCCATGCGTAGCGCCTCGGGAATCCCGTCGATCAGCAGAATCAGGTCACCCTTCACAGCCGCTTGAGGGAGAGCGGACAGATCGGCAGTTGTGGTGCCTTGAGTGACCTGGACGGCAGTACTCCAGATGTAATGAATCATTCCGCCCGCATTCTCCAGGATTTCGGGCTGGCCTGAAGGCGGGGCCATTAACGGTTTCAATACATGCTCACGCACCTGCTCCATATTCACGAGTGAGGAGAAGAAGAGCATTACGGCAGGATAAGCCCCGAAGAGCAGGAAGTCGCGCACGACCAGGTCGCCGTTCTCCCCGAGCCTGGCCTGAAGCTCCGGCAGATCGGTCTTCAGCTCTCCTGTCAGCCTGCTGCCGCTGGCCGGCTTCGGCTCTGGAGGAGAAGACTGTTGCTTATCTATGTAGGAGGCATATTTATCTTTCCAATCTTGCAAACGGGCGATCTCCTTCATGGGCAGATGGATGAATCTATCTAAAGTGTTGCTTGATCGTAAGGTTTTTATGTAATTTCTATGTGTAAGGCCCGGAAGGAGTGCTATGATATCTGCTTCAGGCGGTTGCTTGGCAGCCGGTTGCCCGGTAAACTAAAAGGTAGAAAGCCTTAAGGAGTATGAAGAGATATGGAGATGCAAGGATCATTAATGGAGCAGGCCCAGGCCGAGCTGCAAAAATATTACGGTTATCCCGATTTCCGGGACGGCCAGAAAAAAATTGTGAACAATCTGCTGGAAGGCCGCGATACGCTGGGCATTCTGCCTACCGGAGGCGGCAAATCCATCTGCTATCAGGTTCCGGCGCTGCTGCAGCCGGGGCTTACCCTGGTCGTCTCACCGCTGATCTCCCTGATGAAGGACCAGGTGGATGCTCTGACGACCGCAGGGATTCCCGCTGCTTATATCAACAGCACCCTGAGCGGCAAGGAAGTGAATGAGCGCATCCGCGCGGCCCGCCGCGGCGATTTGAAGCTGCTCTATGTAGCTCCCGAGCGTCTGGAGCTGGACTGGTTCCGCCTGGAGATGGCCGGACTGAATATCTCTTGCGTGGCTGTCGATGAGGCACACTGCGTCTCGCAGTGGGGCCATGACTTCCGCACCAGTTATCTGGCAGTGTCCCCGTTCGTGGAGCAGCTGCCGCAGCGTCCGATTCTGGCGGCCTTCACCGCTACGGCTACCCCGGAGGTCATGGAGGATATGGTCCGGCTGCTGCGCCTGCGCGAGCCGGGCGTCTTCATGACCGGACTTGGCCGCGACAACCTGGCGATGTCCGTGCTGCGCGGAGAGAACAAGCGCGAGTTCGTGCTGGATTACGCGGCTCAGCATGCCCATCAGCCGGGTATCGTGTATGCCGCCACCCGCAAGGAGGTGGATGATCTCTATCAGCGCCTCCAGGCCGCAGGCATCACCGCCGGGCGCTATCATGCCGGAATGAACGATCAGGAGCGGGCGGACAGCCAGGAAGGCTTCCTCTATGACGATATCCGTGTCATGGTCGCCACTAATGCCTTCGGGATGGGGATCGACAAGTCTAACGTGCGTTATGTCATCCATTACAATATGCCGAAGAACATGGAGGCCTATGTTCAAGAGGCGGGCCGTGCCGGGCGTGACGGGGAGCCGAGCGATTGTATCCTGCTGTTCAGTGCGCAGGATATCATGACCCAGAAATTCCTGATTGAGCAGAACCCGCAGGACCCGGAACGCAAAGCCAACGAATACCGCAAGCTCCAGCAGATGATTGAATACTGCTACACTACCCGCTGCCTGCGCAGTGCGCAGCTCGACTATTTCGGCGAGAGCCATGACGATGATCACTGCGGGATTTGCAGCTCCTGTACCGACGAGCGTGAGCTGGTCGATATCACGGTTGAAGCGCAGAAGATCTTCTCCTGCATCCACCGGATGCGTGAGCGTTACGGCGTGGCGCTGGTCTCATCCGTGCTGAAAGGCTCGCGTAACCAGAAGGTGCTGCAATACGGCTTCGAGAAGCTGCCGACCCACGGCGCTATGTCCAGCCGCAGCGAGAAGGAGATTACCGAGATCATCAATATGCTGATCTCGGAAGGATATCTGGCCTTGTCCGAAGGCCAGTATCCGGTGGTCCGGCTGCAGCCGCTGGCAGCCGAGGTGCTGCGCGGCCAGCGCCAGGTGCATCAGCGCGTGGCCCGCACGCTGGTCACCTCCGGCACGCGGGACCGCAGCCGTTCGCGCGACACTTCGCCGTCTGCGGTCAACGAGACGGTGTTCGAGCAGCTGCGCCTGATCCGCCGCGAGCTGGCGGGGCGCGAGCATGTGCCGTCATACATCATTTTCAATGATGCAACGCTGCGCGAGATGAGCGTGGTCTGTCCGCAGACGGAAAGCGAGATGCTGAGGGTGAAGGGTGTCGGGGAAGTGAAGTACCGGAAGTACGGCAAGGCCTTCCTGGAGTTTTTTCAAAATGACATGTAAAGAAGGTTATAAGGCATGAGAATCATCCTGGCCACATTAAATGCCAAATATATTCACACGTCGCTTGCGATCCGGCTGCTGAAGGCGTATAGCGAGCATGAGTTCAAGGATATCCTTTTGGCGGAATATACCATCAAAGACCCTGCGATGAACATCGTGTCTGACCTTTTTCAGAAGCAGCCGGATGTGATTGGCTTCTCCTGTTACATCTGGAACATCGAGGAGACCATCAAGCTGGTCGGCATTCTCAAGCAGGTCATGCCGGAGGTCAAGATTGTGCTGGGCGGGCCGGAGGTATCTTATGAGCCGCTCTACTGGATGAAGCGGGAGGCCGGAGTGGACTTTGTCGTGAACGGTGACGGGGAAGAGACCTTTCACCATCTGCTGCAGGAGATCCGGGATGAACACAAGTACCATTTCGTATACGGTGCGGCTTACCGCAAGGGCGAAGAGCTGATCGTTAACC is part of the Paenibacillus sp. FSL M7-0420 genome and harbors:
- a CDS encoding TetR/AcrR family transcriptional regulator, encoding MSNSLLTKNALARSLKDLMAHHPLNKISVRHLVEDCGVNRQTFYYHFQDIYDLLGWIYRTEAVESIAEYRSYSTWTDGFYRIFCYIENNKAFCCNTLDSLGRTHLDAYLYEVTNDLVMGVINELAAGLDVGTPDKQFIANFYTLAFTGLVIQWMQDGMKEPPEQMIGKLSVLIEGNFLKALHKYENIVS
- a CDS encoding RluA family pseudouridine synthase; translation: MNTRRTRNQGNRTSNHKQGTRSGAPAKPAAAPKSYTVAEPAELLAWLLKTITNKGRNSIKSMLSRGQVAVNGKPVTKHNHQLHPGQTVTIDQEKPAEAKELLGLTIVHEDDDIIVIQKDAGLLSIATGEDNELTAYRQLMEHVRLSNPKNRVYVVHRLDRDTSGVMMFARSEAIQQSLQNSWKETVKERSYVALVEGAVKKSEGTISSWLKETSTLKMYSSPHEGDGLHAVTRYKLIQANRHFSLLEVHLETGRKNQIRVHMADIGHPIAGDKKYGAETKAVGRLGLHARVLSFVHPTTGEILTFESAIPKTFLKYTAPAPTN
- a CDS encoding CLC_0170 family protein, whose translation is MIRLLGSLAGILLFSALLLLVVDIRIYSNRGWLREKKYAKVIAWSYILLSLMICIGLLLYI
- a CDS encoding Ger(x)C family spore germination protein gives rise to the protein MKIQLPRTLALLLLLTIAAPLLSGCWDQVEIEDRALVLGLSIDKIPADDTQNEDRVTHIHDNSLPTEMISVTAQIAVPGRVPLGPGTGGSAGEGKTSPVWVVSVRGISLDDAMNNLQQQIADPRYLVHLRIIIISEEIARGSLAELNDYLRRNPEIRRRTWLLVSEGRASAFMDVNPPLQRVPTLYILSMMEKSVSSGKFPRDYIGTFWSADSKWGQSAYLPYVALRNRDNILIKGLAYFSGGKMAGKTAPIEIGGFMAMQGMDPGGYSTLLPTQELGIVMTKINERFTRTRSYIKDGKPCLSYEIFLEGDLDEHYSSDVPVNSPQKLHEIEREFEQQIQTVLTGLVKQTQQDHSDIFGMGEQIRSHHPAYWREHIRGKNDWESLYSSVGVDIRLTLHIRRVGLKHD
- a CDS encoding GerAB/ArcD/ProY family transporter, translating into MNNPRQITSLRAAAVISSTIIGVGILSFPRYMTEAGNSSAPLVAFCGVLFSFISYWLLASLCQRFPQETLFVFSRRLIGRPLAAIFTVVIMLLFIVLTGLTVRQFGDVATTVLYKKTPIEATIFLMLLISLLSSRRNVVKFSYIHFFYLPLIVGSILVTILLSLKNVEMLNLQPVLMAPGLQFWKGTREATYLFQSSFVIVLLIPFMEKPGHAVRAGAWAIFLSGAIYVLIVIASVGIFGAEETKLLIYPTLEMARSAAFGEGFLERLDAIFIIIWVISVYTTIYTTYYISAYLLHKLLRFRDQRMASTVLLPVMFILAMLPSNVFESYQWALHLGNAGMMLMFGYPLLLWTVYLLRRHKKKVTS
- a CDS encoding spore germination protein → MQDWKDKYASYIDKQQSSPPEPKPASGSRLTGELKTDLPELQARLGENGDLVVRDFLLFGAYPAVMLFFSSLVNMEQVREHVLKPLMAPPSGQPEILENAGGMIHYIWSTAVQVTQGTTTADLSALPQAAVKGDLILLIDGIPEALRMEMRQIEMRGVEQPQTEQVIRGPREGYVEKLENNLSLLRYRLQSTDFRIEISPLGARTQSRVALCYIDSVTDSSLVAEVMRRISLIHTDGILDAGYIEQFIEDQPLSPFPQVQSTERPDKTVAALLEGRVAILVDGSPFALIVPALFNQFFQTVDDYTERFIMGSLIRIIRLIALACSLFFPALYVSVISYNPELLPTDFAVAISGGRAGVPFPAVLEVLIMEVSMEVLREATIRLPQMIGGALSIVGVLVIGQAAVGAGLASPITVVIVALTTIGSFATPAYNAAIALRMLRFPLILLAGMFGLYGVMTGTILILNHLLYLESFGVPYMSPYIPGKWRDLKDTLVRVPLWWMRRRPSFLHARDTDRLPRSVPAAEIDQILRQGDETDE
- the recQ gene encoding DNA helicase RecQ is translated as MEMQGSLMEQAQAELQKYYGYPDFRDGQKKIVNNLLEGRDTLGILPTGGGKSICYQVPALLQPGLTLVVSPLISLMKDQVDALTTAGIPAAYINSTLSGKEVNERIRAARRGDLKLLYVAPERLELDWFRLEMAGLNISCVAVDEAHCVSQWGHDFRTSYLAVSPFVEQLPQRPILAAFTATATPEVMEDMVRLLRLREPGVFMTGLGRDNLAMSVLRGENKREFVLDYAAQHAHQPGIVYAATRKEVDDLYQRLQAAGITAGRYHAGMNDQERADSQEGFLYDDIRVMVATNAFGMGIDKSNVRYVIHYNMPKNMEAYVQEAGRAGRDGEPSDCILLFSAQDIMTQKFLIEQNPQDPERKANEYRKLQQMIEYCYTTRCLRSAQLDYFGESHDDDHCGICSSCTDERELVDITVEAQKIFSCIHRMRERYGVALVSSVLKGSRNQKVLQYGFEKLPTHGAMSSRSEKEITEIINMLISEGYLALSEGQYPVVRLQPLAAEVLRGQRQVHQRVARTLVTSGTRDRSRSRDTSPSAVNETVFEQLRLIRRELAGREHVPSYIIFNDATLREMSVVCPQTESEMLRVKGVGEVKYRKYGKAFLEFFQNDM